The Bacillus rossius redtenbacheri isolate Brsri chromosome 5, Brsri_v3, whole genome shotgun sequence region CTAAGTACAGCTTCATGTTGAGGGTAATGCATGAGTATTGCGGAGGCCGTTAGTAACAATCACATCAGTAGGGCCGACAATGATCTTctaagaaatatttatcaacGGAACTGGTGACgtggcagtaggccgaaaatcactaggccgaaTGGCACTTGACTgaaagtcatttagccgaaaggcactagaacgaaaaattcatcaaaaaatcactcattaacttacatattgattcgatccgctccagtccttggttcgatactcgatcgatgcaaaaggCACCAGACTAAAAGGCACCAGACTGAAAGTCACTAGACCAAAAGTCATTTGACAGTAATTTTTGTCAAATGACTAAGTCTAGTGACCGATAATTATCTCTTTCAcgagttttcttttaaaataaaaataaaatagctttTCTAAATATACATTCCACACAGAGGTTTGTGGCGGAACCCACTAACGTCCGTATTGAATGTGTATTTAGAAaagttattttagtttgattttaagtaaatataaacttaaaaccAACTAAATTAGTTCAGAAAAACAAATTTtccacaaataaattattttataaaactataaataGATAATTTCCACTAATTGACATTCCTATGTATTTAGAcgtaataattaaattaatgcaTACATTAGTTGTCACTCCCAAGTATTACACCAAGACAAAAAACTTACAGTTTTGTGTATACTTTATGAATGTAGGAAATAATTTTACTTGTAGAAACGTGACTGgagataaataaattgtaaacgtTACTCGAAGCaatattaaattctttaaatgattcatgcaatgcgGTATTTTGGTTTAAAGCCATTGAAGTTTTGTCCTGTTTGTCATGAACATATTCCTAAAATCCAGAAATAAGTAAAAACATGAAGTtacaaaaattcacagaaaacaagactgaatcagctgatgtcggacaaacggaaccatcgtcttgttttctgtgaatttttatgttcatatttttatcgttttactttcggaatttttccatgacaaacagtgcaaaactgcaatgccgtatgtttaaaaaaaactgcatttaatattaaatttttttacactgaatattattttttgaaaggTGAGGATTCAAAGCCTTGCCAAAGTCACAATTACATGTTTAAGTACTTTTCTACGttttacaaagaaattctttGGAAACTATTAGCCAAAGGACTTTATTGTAGTGCTTGAAGGAAAACATAGTaaatctttataaaaattttctcaaGGGCGCGCAAAATGATTTGTTTTAACTACATGGACGTCATAGACTGAAAtgaatgtattataattttttatcaaaaaataatttttaaatggtttagtgggcATCTTGGGTAAAAGAATAAACGTTGTTATTTAGTAGCAATACATTTTACGTACAGAAATGAACTTCGTCAAATACATTTACGGcggtgtaaaataatttaaaaaaattattgatgaaaaCATTAAGGACTAAAGTTGATCTGATTTGATACAAAACCAACGgcttcgtttaaaaaaaaaccaaaataatctaAGATAACGGAGATTgcctcataatattttttttttaaatcgactgTTATGAATGATCAAAGTTTATtagtttactttaaaattaattcatgcaTGTTagaattttcaaaacttaatttaatagtaaaatatacatttacaattaagtattattGCCATTTGATTTACGTAGTAGGTATTTTCATCCTTACGCTGCAAAGAATTTGAATTAAAACTTATGAAACCCAATTaaaagtgaaagttttttttaggaACTATCAGACGTTTAAACATGCGCAAATATTGaggtatgaaataaaaaaatagcattttaaaTTATGCTTTTAGGTTATAACTTTGAAACTGAACTTATTGTtgtggtttttcaaggaaaataaatactcaaaattaaaaaattataaattttaaggtTTGGCATAGTACCTCCGTAAATTTATGACAATTCTTTTGATTGAACTAAAGGCAACGGACATTAAAAGTTGTTCAAATGACAGTTAACTGTAATGTCTTCATTCAAAAATTGCATTCAAACTATTGATACATAAATACTTTACTTATTGTTGTCTAAATAAAAAAGACCTTATTTTAAAGGCAAAACTAAATCTAAACATGTGTGACCGACACGGAATCGTTTTAACTCCGTGCACTAAAATTTGTTTCAAAGTGACAGATCCCAAAATAAATAGACTACCAATGATATTCATTATCCAGGTGTCACTTTCAAATAATCCAATGTTGTTTATTTGCGAACACTAACAACCAAGTAAAGtagctcaaaaatatttgttGGCTGATCAGCGTGCGACAGAAGGAAGGGCAAACCGATTGTATTACTGTCGGTGTTGAGACAAGTCGCTTGTTGCAGCTGACACGAGCTCTGCGGGCAGTGTGTCACTCAGGGGAAGTAGACGCACTCGCAGACACTTATAGAAGTTGTATCATCAAATTATTTTCCTTATAATACTTACGTTTTTCACATTAATGGATCTCAGGAATTTTAAGGAGCATTTCTATGACATCCCTAGCATGTAATGAACGCATAACACTGTGTGGTTGACAGATGTGGATTAACAGTTTTACGtttccttgattttttttaacccatATAATccgtagataattttttttacaaaatcctGCAAAAAAGACTCATTTTTCAATGTTTTACCCAAACCTAACTTTtcattgatttatgaatgatgtactaaaaatgaatcattttaagacgaaggctaccTACGAACTGTTAATACAAAACTGAATTCCGAGCGATTTCATGCCTTTAGTACGTACCAaaacttacattaaaaaatagtcatttaatgtataaaaacctTTAGTCATAATTATGGACTTGTTTAGTATAAAAGcaaatttataaacttttaattatatgtacaaataGGTAAGGTCACTGATGGTAATATGGCCATGTTaagctttgtttaattttattttatctagttTTCGGGAAATCCCCATAAGTGTTTGATGGACATAATATCTACAGTTtttcttgtcaaaaaccattaacaaaacattttttaatacatgtcattataaaataactgaaaaataataaatacatgtatttgGGCCATATTAAAAGCATGTGATGTTAATATGGCCAATGATTTATAGGAAGCTAAAAATAAGGTTTATTAGCACAAATCATAAATGAATTGTATTTCTgatgaatattaaataatatttacttatacatacataagaataaacagcaaatatattttttaaaacatataaaatacagttttattattttttgataatgaaagtcagattgtagataaaatattaaattaacaaggAACATATTGGTCTCTTTCAAAATATTCACACTATAATAAACATTTCGGGCAAATAAAAAACTCTTTGTGATCTTTGGTGAGGCCAACACATTCTTCATGGACATATATTTCACAAACTCCGCACAGTCTCATATCCTTCACTTCATCATTGCAACAAATTGCACAGTACCAACTCTCAGACTTCTTTGAAGCAGTCATCTGGCGAACAgactttgtattatattttttgctgTTTCCACTGTTCTTGCTGCTATCTAACTTTACATCCTTGTTATCTTCAAATAAAGATTTATTCAGTACAACACCCCTGTTGTTTATAGCAGGTTTCATAACCCGTGTGGTTTTCCGTTTTTTCTTTGGTGTAGGTAGCATTTCTCCAATGGAACCACGCCTGGACAGATTTGCAGTACTTTCGGGAATATGCAAACTATCAGAGTAATCTGAAGAACTTAAAGGTTGTGCCAAGTCTCCTGTGATATCTGAATCAGATGATGAACTGGTGCTGTGTCTAGAACCAAGCTGGCTAACATTTGTCTGTAGACCAGACGGACCTGCCAATGAATGGTCGTCATTGGCATTATGTTGTTCCTGCAACGCATAAGCGGTTACAGTTTCGTCTGCCATTTTTGTGTTAGGTGGCGGAAGCTCAGTAGCTATGCTGGGTGCAAAGGCCTCTTCTGGAATCACGAACGGATTGAAGGGGAAAATGCCAGTAGCCTTAAATCCACTTTTCATGTTTGCTTGTGTCATTAACTTTTCCCATGTTGGTGTAAAAACATCAGCAAAGTTCAATTTGGAAATGTCTTGCTGTTCTTtgtgcatattaaaataaaggAGTGTGTGCTGatcccaaaaaatctcaaaactttGGAAACAACCTTTGTCTAAAGGCTGTAACTCATGAGTCGTGTTTGACGGAAGAcagtacaaaataatttcattctgtTCTGCAACTTCACATATGCTGTAGTCTAAATGTGACTTAGCCCCATCAAAAATCAGAAGACAAGGCCCACTTGGCTTGAACCTAGAGAAGTGATTCAGGAAGGACACAAAAGATTCGGTTGTCATGCTACCTTTTCGAGTCATTATTGTTGTTGAACCTgtaggtaaatttttttcccaagctGGATTTTTTCTTAATCCAGGGAATAGGATCATTGGGGGAATGACATTTCCAGTAGCATTTCCACAGGCTACAACAGTAACACTCTCGCCACGTTCCTTTGCAACAATATGGACGCGCTTTGACCCCTTTTTCGCCAAAACCTCTGGATCTTTGTGCAGTTGTAACCTACAACCCTTCTCAtccatgttgaatattttttcagggaAGTTTAAAAACTTGTTCTCAGCAAGGACATTCTGCAATTTTTCAAAATGGTCTCCAACTATGAATTTGTTAAGCTTTTGAGCTCGGGCAGGATTTAGCCTTTGAGCTTTTCGTTTGCTAATTTCAGGATTTCTGGCCAAAAAGCCATTCAACCagtagcgacctgcagtttcTTTAGTGAACCGGTGAGTTATCCCATTTTCAcggcagtatttaaaaacatttaacttgAGCATCTTTGATGTGAGTGGATAACCAACATCTGCTAGACGAATTATTCTCCTGCTAAGTTCCCTCTCTTCCTCAGTTTTGAGTGTTGCCTTACAacccaatttttatttaacatcttGGTTATTGGAAAGATAACGGCGAAGGGTTCGCCTAGGCACGACATACCTTTTACTTGCTGCATTAACAGATAGGTTGCCAAGTCTTACAGCATCTACTGCCTTGCTGAGTCCATCTTGTGTCCAACTACCCCGCTTCTTTTGTGGATTGAAGGGATtcatttctgaaacaaaaaacaaataattaacattagttacaatttaattataagttattatttttggcGCTATAATTAATGTATcgtgatattttttatgtaatttaattaatttttatatagaattattgaaaatataatatccAGTGTGctctttcaataaatattttcctgcaaaacaagtttcatgatattttcacttcattacatttttacatattattcttaaaaatatattttccattgtgcactttaataaatattttccggCAAAAATGCACcagacaaaaacaatttaaatatacccAGTGATGGCATCTgaggagttttttttaagttgtcattttaGGTAGGTATCCTGTGTGAGGTacacatttttctgtaatttttattacttgtcTCTGTAAAGGTATATATTAATTACAGTAATAAATAAActcgtaataaataataaaatcacatacaCTAATAACAATTTACCTACGAGGGGACATACAGTATGTATAAACCATTTCATTCACAAAAGGTTGCTAATATGGCCAACTGCAGCTAATATGGCCACATGGTTGGCCATATCAACAACCTGGGTGACATTTCAAAAAGTCgattatagtttttaaatggttgaaggtaataaatctttttaaaatacatttaaataagcatAGAAATCTACGCACTGAGACATCAAATTTCTGACAATATCTAGTAGTAcactattaaaacaaaatataaacttaCCGGAGTAAAATAAGAAGAGTTCTCTGCTCGCAGCAAAAACCCATGAAAATGGCGCCTCCCTGGTGGTGTGCGTGCTGCCCGGACCCGGCAAATCTGTGAGCTCTCGACAATGGTGTTCCGAAGAACATGCCAGCACATTCTATCGGTATCCGCACGAACTACGTCAATGGCAGCCAAATGGCCATATTACCAACATGGCCATATTACCATCAGGGACCTTACATAACATATTGAAGCAAATAATTTAGGATTCTACCTCATTAAGGtccacctacccgggcacacatacggtgcgcagagcttcaggagaaacaaagcgatttcaaaattctcaaaatatcTGAGTGTGgtatgcttacgaaaagcatttaagagttcactgtcggctgaaaagtacttttgatttcaaattaagattttaaactgtaattttagaggagtaaaaatggctaaaatgtaagttataaaattaatttttaggcgtacaacaaccggtacagattcttgaaagcacttaagggtgttacattacacctttatcttcatttctacgccataAAATGTTACGTTTACCACtgaaatttcatagttgcccAGTGCACGTcgataagactgcgcgctagttcaaAGCATTGCGTTTataggcgataccgcgctagaagcaccagcgagcgtggaACTTATCATCTTGCCTCGCTAACACATGTACActtctgactaggcgggccccttaaggccctCGCCTACCTGGGCTTATATACTAGCGCGTTACACAGAGCTTCTGCAGAACACAAACGAGGCGTTAATTGCTCAAGTTATCCCAGTGTTGTccgtttgtggaaaaaaattcaataatactTTACGTTCGAAATGATAGTTTATGTTTACATATTTCGttttcagacaatttttttttttttaaccggggAAAACTGTTGTAAAAGGCCGTTTTACTGAATACTTTTAATATGACAAAATTTCAGTGGAGATTCTTAAGATCACTTCAGGTACGTGCACTACAACTTTAATCTTGGTTTATGCGCTATAGAAGTTGTGGCCACGATAGTTGCTCTGAGGACGAAGGGAAGACTGCGCCGTGCGCTTACAGGCGACACCGCACGagtagcaccagcgagcgtcacttACACGAACACACCCCCTGGTTCAACGACGAGCACCTTAAATGAATACATACATAAATGGTGTGCTCTGCTGGAGTTTCAGAAGAAAAAACACGCCAttagaaaactgctcaagatatcagagcggtgtttgtttacgaaaataaaaagaaaaattttgtgtACATACACTGAGGGCAGATGATTAgttatttttctgtacttttttatcaatatatttttataagagtgaaaatggcaacAAAATAAAACgcttttttcagaataatatttggTCATGGAAAACTCGCTGCAGATTTTTGAAAGAATTCAaggacttgcgttacacctt contains the following coding sequences:
- the LOC134531801 gene encoding tigger transposable element-derived protein 6-like, which codes for MLKLNVFKYCRENGITHRFTKETAGRYWLNGFLARNPEISKRKAQRLNPARAQKLNKFIVGDHFEKLQNVLAENKFLNFPEKIFNMDEKGCRLQLHKDPEVLAKKGSKRVHIVAKERGESVTVVACGNATGNVIPPMILFPGLRKNPAWEKNLPTGSTTIMTRKGSMTTESFVSFLNHFSRFKPSGPCLLIFDGAKSHLDYSICEVAEQNEIILYCLPSNTTHELQPLDKGCFQSFEIFWDQHTLLYFNMHKEQQDISKLNFADVFTPTWEKLMTQANMKSGFKATGIFPFNPFVIPEEAFAPSIATELPPPNTKMADETVTAYALQEQHNANDDHSLAGPSGLQTNVSQLGSRHSTSSSSDSDITGDLAQPLSSSDYSDSLHIPESTANLSRRGSIGEMLPTPKKKRKTTRVMKPAINNRGVVLNKSLFEDNKDVKLDSSKNSGNSKKYNTKSVRQMTASKKSESWYCAICCNDEVKDMRLCGVCEIYVHEECVGLTKDHKEFFICPKCLL